The Hydra vulgaris chromosome 05, alternate assembly HydraT2T_AEP genome includes the window CATGCATTTATTTAACATTCCATGCTTTTTTATGTAGGCTTTCTATAGTAATTTCGGTTAACCAAATTTTTCATAATGTTTGACTAACGAAATGTATAAATAGTCGACAAATAATCCATATAATGTACAAATACACAACAAGATAAAATGCTgtctaaagaacttaaaatgTTACTAGCAATGAAGATCAGAGATAACAAAGGTTCTTCTTGGGAGACTTAGTATGTTTTAATTAGCaaactatttaaacaaaaatatgtatagttatattatattatatatataaatttatatatatatatatatatatatatatatatatatatatatatatatatatatatatatatatatatatatatatatatatatatattagtgatgtaaGAAATTCGAAACTTCGATTGCGAATTCGAAACTGACTTTTAGTTTTGTTTcgaatcaaactttttttttagtttcgaaCAATTAGAATTTTCGAAGTATAGTATCTTTGTTTCGAAGCGAACCCAAAGTTAATcgaattttatcttttaaaagtgaaagaaaaaagttatacagtTCCACAATGGCGGATAGTAACGATGGTAATTGTCGAAGTATTGTCTGGGAATATTTTAGTAGACAAAAAACGAATGGCAATAGAAATATAGGCATTTGCAAAATAGGAACATGCAAGTTACCTGTTCAGTGTCCAACTGGAGCAACAACAGGTCTTTATGCTCACTTACGTGCTGCTCATCCGAAAGCGCATAAAAAGTGTGTAGCGAGAAATGAAGAGAATTGTAAAAGAAAACTTGCAGAACAagaactgaaaaataaaaataagaagcaAAGTAAAGTTGATGACCTTTTTAATAAGAAAGTACATTGGTCGTCAAGTCATCCAAATGCCATCGCTATAACGAATTCGGTTGGTCACATGCTTGCTCTTGACATGTTGCCATACGACTTTGTAGAAGGCAGAGGATTCAAAGAACTGATGAAATTAATGGAACCACAATATCTGGTGCCAAGCAGAACTACGTTTTCAAGA containing:
- the LOC136080196 gene encoding zinc finger BED domain-containing protein 4-like; amino-acid sequence: MADSNDGNCRSIVWEYFSRQKTNGNRNIGICKIGTCKLPVQCPTGATTGLYAHLRAAHPKAHKKCVARNEENCKRKLAEQELKNKNKKQSKVDDLFNKKVHWSSSHPNAIAITNSVGHMLALDMLPYDFVEGRGFKELMKLMEPQYLVPSRTTFSRSVVPELYCSVKQKTANEIYRDFEDILSYSFTTDLWTLRAQDPFIYFCLSYVSPEFELKTFALENKSFPGEHTGESILESLDKTIDNWELPRTVPIYVLRDNGSNIKKRHESLTIIL